A genomic region of Exiguobacterium oxidotolerans JCM 12280 contains the following coding sequences:
- a CDS encoding peptide ABC transporter substrate-binding protein, with protein MKKQTKIAFAGLSSMALLAVAACGQDNESNGSSSSDGNKKQEVTFISTTDVPQLDPTKTTDSTSIIVTNNVFEGLYRLDGENKPTPGMAESVEVSDDKQTYTFKLRKDAKWSDGSSVTADDFIYSWKRALDPKTGAEYAYILQDLKNANKIMAGEAELDELGVKKIDDQTLEVQLEAPAPYFLGLTSFPTYLPLKQSFVEEKGDKFAMNVESMNFNGPFILSDWQSNAGWTYKKNPDYWDKANVKMDKIDVKVVKEISTGVNLFESKEVDFAPITSEFVSQYEQSEDYKTRPDARINFLRFNQKNKALQNENIRKALALGFEKQGITDVILNDGSEPANFIVAKDFTFTPDGEDFRAKYPDLQSFDAAEAKKAWEAGLKELGVKTVELDMLSRDEDAFKKVSEFLKGDLEKNLPGLTVKIKQQPFKNFLDLESKGDYDISAAGWGPDYQDPMTFLDMWLTDGSFNRMNYSNKEFDQLVKDAKKETDEAKRWSDLQEAEKMLLAEDYAIAPIYQKGEAYLQRANIDKLYRHPFGADMSFKWMEVK; from the coding sequence ATGAAGAAACAGACTAAAATCGCCTTTGCTGGCTTATCGAGCATGGCGCTACTCGCAGTAGCAGCTTGTGGTCAGGATAATGAATCGAACGGTAGCTCGTCATCAGATGGTAACAAAAAACAAGAAGTGACATTCATCTCTACAACGGATGTCCCACAACTCGATCCAACGAAAACGACGGACTCGACATCAATCATCGTGACAAACAACGTATTCGAAGGCCTTTATCGTCTGGATGGTGAAAATAAACCAACGCCTGGGATGGCTGAAAGTGTTGAAGTATCCGATGATAAACAAACATATACCTTCAAACTACGGAAAGACGCAAAGTGGTCGGATGGTTCATCCGTCACAGCGGATGATTTCATTTACTCATGGAAACGTGCACTTGATCCGAAAACAGGTGCTGAATATGCGTACATCTTACAGGATTTAAAGAACGCCAATAAAATCATGGCGGGTGAAGCAGAACTCGACGAACTCGGCGTCAAAAAAATCGACGACCAAACGCTCGAAGTTCAGCTCGAAGCACCTGCACCGTATTTCCTTGGTTTGACGAGTTTCCCTACGTACTTACCACTTAAGCAATCATTCGTCGAAGAAAAAGGCGACAAATTCGCGATGAATGTTGAATCAATGAACTTCAATGGACCTTTTATCTTGTCAGATTGGCAATCGAACGCCGGATGGACATACAAAAAGAATCCAGATTACTGGGACAAAGCAAACGTCAAAATGGATAAGATCGACGTGAAGGTCGTAAAAGAAATCTCGACCGGCGTCAACTTATTCGAGTCAAAAGAAGTTGATTTCGCACCGATTACTTCTGAATTCGTTTCACAATACGAACAGTCAGAAGACTACAAAACACGTCCAGACGCACGGATCAATTTCTTACGCTTCAACCAGAAAAATAAAGCACTCCAAAATGAGAACATCCGTAAAGCTCTTGCGCTTGGTTTCGAGAAGCAAGGCATCACAGATGTCATCCTGAACGATGGATCAGAACCTGCGAACTTCATCGTCGCAAAAGATTTCACGTTCACACCGGACGGCGAAGACTTCCGCGCGAAATACCCAGACCTTCAAAGCTTTGACGCTGCAGAGGCGAAAAAAGCCTGGGAGGCCGGTCTAAAAGAGTTAGGTGTTAAAACAGTTGAACTCGATATGCTTTCACGAGATGAGGATGCCTTTAAAAAGGTATCTGAATTCTTAAAAGGTGACCTCGAGAAGAACTTGCCTGGCTTGACGGTCAAAATCAAGCAACAACCGTTCAAAAACTTCCTTGACCTTGAGTCAAAAGGTGACTATGACATCTCCGCTGCCGGCTGGGGCCCTGATTACCAGGATCCAATGACGTTCCTCGACATGTGGTTAACGGACGGAAGCTTTAACCGGATGAACTACTCGAATAAAGAGTTTGATCAACTTGTTAAAGATGCGAAGAAAGAAACAGATGAAGCAAAACGTTGGTCTGATCTTCAAGAAGCTGAAAAAATGCTTCTCGCAGAAGATTATGCAATTGCTCCAATCTATCAAAAAGGTGAAGCTTACTTACAACGGGCTAACATCGACAAATTATACCGCCACCCATTTGGTGCTGACATGAGCTTTAAATGGATGGAAGTTAAGTAA
- a CDS encoding MgtC/SapB family protein — protein sequence MAWVHSFQLEDLYKLMIAATFGTIIGFEREVKNKPVGIRTSLVITLISCLLTIVSINSVIFYEDIASHVQMDPMRIVAQIVAGIGFIGAGVILRRPHDIVSGLTTAAIIWAASGIGIAVGAGFIIESSFLVLFLFVSLESITWIMKRFNNSRFEANVIVAHLTLPETLDAETVKKALEQRGVRITNIRLRGTPQQLTLRMYSPHRVTIFILYDYLKSLGIEQIDLDQ from the coding sequence ATGGCATGGGTGCATTCGTTCCAACTAGAAGACTTATATAAATTAATGATTGCCGCAACATTTGGAACCATTATCGGATTCGAACGTGAAGTCAAAAACAAGCCAGTTGGTATACGTACTAGCCTCGTAATTACCCTGATCAGTTGCCTGTTAACCATCGTTTCAATCAACTCCGTTATTTTTTATGAAGATATTGCCTCTCATGTCCAAATGGATCCGATGCGAATCGTCGCCCAAATCGTCGCCGGAATTGGATTCATTGGAGCCGGCGTCATCCTCCGACGTCCACATGATATCGTCAGTGGTTTGACGACAGCAGCAATTATCTGGGCGGCGAGCGGCATCGGGATTGCCGTCGGTGCAGGATTCATTATTGAGTCAAGCTTTCTCGTACTTTTTCTATTCGTTTCGCTCGAAAGTATCACCTGGATCATGAAACGATTCAACAACAGCCGGTTTGAAGCAAACGTCATCGTCGCTCATTTGACTTTACCGGAAACCCTCGATGCAGAGACGGTTAAAAAAGCGCTCGAACAACGGGGCGTCCGGATTACGAATATTCGTTTACGTGGCACGCCACAGCAATTGACATTACGGATGTACTCGCCTCACCGTGTCACGATTTTCATACTTTATGACTACTTGAAATCGCTCGGAATTGAGCAAATAGACCTCGACCAGTGA
- a CDS encoding basic amino acid/polyamine antiporter: MMNQQKIGFFALAAMVIGSMVGGGAFNLPGAMAQKASAGPILIGWSITGLGMIMLALVFQHLANSKPELEGGIYAYAREGFGRFVGFNSAWGYWVSAWIGTVANITLVFNALSYFFPIFSAENRLFLLMMSVVVVWGLFWIVSSGIKEATLVNLITTIAKLVPILIFILLVGIAFNVRTFNLNFWGEGTELGSIFEQVKGTMLVTLWAFVGIEGAVVLSSRANKRSDVGKATVTGLIGVLVIYILISVLSLGVLTQEQLAGLNEPTMAYVLEAAIGPVGATIIMIGLIISLSGALLGWTILASEISYLVAKDGAFPRVFAKTNRNGAPVGALLITQIATQLVAAVALFSAQTYLVLSSIAGICALLPYLLSAVYSVRFSKAERNTKMLIFSIIASFYSIWLVYASGIWYIVIAALVYAPGIIAYSLAEREQKRSGMSRYEMIASGVLVILAGIAIYGMVAGQIQL; encoded by the coding sequence ATCATGAATCAACAAAAGATTGGTTTTTTTGCATTAGCAGCAATGGTCATCGGTTCGATGGTTGGAGGGGGTGCCTTTAACCTGCCAGGAGCGATGGCTCAAAAAGCAAGTGCTGGTCCGATTTTAATCGGTTGGAGCATCACAGGACTTGGTATGATTATGTTGGCATTAGTCTTTCAACACTTGGCGAATAGTAAGCCGGAGCTTGAAGGTGGTATTTATGCGTATGCACGAGAAGGCTTCGGTCGTTTCGTTGGTTTCAATAGCGCTTGGGGATACTGGGTATCCGCCTGGATCGGTACCGTTGCGAATATCACGTTAGTCTTTAACGCACTCAGTTATTTCTTCCCGATTTTTTCAGCGGAAAATCGACTATTTTTATTGATGATGAGTGTCGTCGTCGTGTGGGGACTATTTTGGATTGTCTCGAGTGGGATTAAAGAAGCAACACTCGTTAACTTGATTACGACAATCGCTAAGCTTGTCCCCATCCTAATCTTCATTCTGCTCGTCGGGATTGCGTTTAATGTACGCACGTTCAATCTCAATTTTTGGGGAGAGGGAACGGAGCTTGGATCGATTTTTGAACAAGTGAAGGGAACGATGCTTGTCACGCTTTGGGCATTCGTCGGGATTGAAGGAGCCGTCGTCTTATCGTCGCGTGCGAATAAGCGGAGTGATGTCGGTAAGGCGACCGTGACAGGTCTCATCGGCGTACTCGTCATTTACATCTTGATTTCAGTGTTATCACTCGGTGTCTTGACGCAAGAGCAACTAGCCGGATTAAATGAACCGACGATGGCGTATGTCTTGGAAGCCGCGATCGGACCGGTCGGTGCAACCATCATCATGATTGGATTAATTATCTCGTTGTCGGGTGCTTTGCTCGGTTGGACGATTTTAGCATCAGAGATTTCCTATCTTGTCGCAAAAGATGGAGCTTTTCCAAGAGTGTTCGCGAAGACGAACCGGAACGGAGCACCCGTCGGCGCATTGCTTATCACACAAATTGCGACACAACTCGTTGCGGCGGTTGCTTTGTTCTCGGCCCAAACGTATCTTGTTTTATCAAGTATTGCCGGGATTTGTGCACTTTTACCGTACTTGTTGTCGGCAGTCTATAGTGTTCGTTTCTCTAAAGCGGAACGCAATACGAAGATGTTGATTTTCTCTATTATTGCTTCCTTCTATTCGATTTGGCTCGTTTATGCGTCGGGTATTTGGTACATCGTCATTGCAGCATTGGTTTATGCTCCAGGTATCATTGCCTACTCGTTAGCAGAACGTGAGCAAAAACGTAGTGGTATGTCACGTTACGAGATGATTGCGAGCGGTGTGCTCGTAATTTTAGCGGGGATCGCCATTTATGGTATGGTCGCTGGTCAAATCCAGTTGTAA
- a CDS encoding EAL and GGDEF domain-containing protein has protein sequence MDRSTIDSYEVVMSKFPLPAFILNLDLTVRIWNPSAEDYWGWSADEVLGRTLPLLNPEDVAFSEQIWRSFLERRQVIQLPNTYFLHKTGTSMTATMLITPLFDDNDEYVIGASFCSLPSTAQQSDTKPLFQGLMDLRYAFDQIACVLVLDARGTITYANANMVDFTGFCPNQLIKRPWTQLLSAAENEVLMTIRSQIKQKKAWSGKMPIETSSSERKFLQATLIPIYDADGVRFQHLFIGTDVTETTRLEEELDFLVHHNEMTHLLNRRGFLREGATMFDHASPTQPLALILFDIDRFKVINDSFGTHIGDQLLQALALRLSQQTEGTLTFHPTSDLFGLLIPASDRNTLFQLVRKLQQVIQRPYYINGHSLIISCTFGITLYPSEASSLEDLFRRSEMALYSGKAVGTGTIQYLTHEMDQQFTRKVQLERSLFTALEDGAFSLAYQPIINLKTRRVNGFEALLRWNHTALGSIPPAEFIPLAEEAALITPINNWVVLEACEQLAEWQQTIDPKLTMAINISPHQFQSDSFIRTLQHLISNKIISPRSVTLEMTENIAILQTQRTLERMQLIKSLGFRLSIDDFGTGYSSLQYLSAFPIDELKIDKTFIDGIDVGNVGLLDSIIQLGRNLNLNLVAEGVETSSAEAYLKTTSCQQMQGFIFAKPLSVDEVDKRFNSSTS, from the coding sequence ATGGACCGTTCGACCATTGATTCCTATGAAGTCGTCATGAGTAAGTTCCCCTTACCTGCCTTCATCTTAAATCTGGATTTAACCGTTCGTATCTGGAACCCTTCGGCTGAAGACTATTGGGGATGGTCTGCAGATGAAGTGTTAGGTCGAACACTCCCGTTATTAAATCCGGAAGACGTTGCTTTTAGTGAACAGATTTGGAGATCGTTTTTAGAACGTCGCCAGGTCATTCAACTTCCGAACACGTATTTTTTACACAAAACAGGTACAAGCATGACCGCGACAATGTTAATCACACCATTGTTTGACGATAACGATGAATACGTCATAGGTGCTTCTTTTTGTAGCCTCCCTTCAACCGCTCAACAATCCGACACGAAACCGCTCTTTCAAGGATTGATGGACTTACGCTACGCGTTTGATCAAATCGCTTGTGTCCTCGTTTTGGATGCACGGGGGACTATCACTTACGCTAACGCCAACATGGTCGATTTCACAGGTTTTTGTCCGAATCAGCTCATCAAGCGTCCTTGGACGCAGTTGCTCAGTGCAGCCGAAAACGAAGTATTGATGACCATCCGCTCGCAAATCAAACAAAAAAAAGCCTGGTCCGGAAAAATGCCGATCGAAACGTCATCGTCCGAAAGAAAGTTTCTCCAAGCGACACTTATTCCGATTTATGATGCGGACGGTGTCCGGTTCCAACACTTATTTATCGGGACTGATGTGACCGAAACAACCCGTCTTGAAGAGGAACTTGATTTTCTAGTCCACCATAACGAAATGACGCATTTACTCAATCGACGTGGATTTTTAAGAGAAGGTGCAACGATGTTCGATCACGCTTCACCCACTCAGCCACTCGCTTTAATCTTATTTGATATCGATCGTTTCAAAGTCATCAATGATTCGTTCGGAACGCACATCGGTGATCAACTTTTACAAGCACTAGCCCTTCGTCTCTCACAGCAGACGGAAGGTACCTTAACCTTTCATCCGACGAGTGACTTATTCGGCCTACTCATTCCCGCTTCCGACAGAAATACGTTATTCCAACTCGTCCGTAAGCTCCAACAAGTCATTCAACGCCCTTACTACATTAATGGTCATTCGTTAATCATTTCCTGTACATTCGGAATCACGCTCTATCCGTCAGAGGCCAGTTCACTCGAAGACTTATTCCGGAGATCAGAAATGGCATTGTACTCAGGAAAAGCTGTCGGAACAGGAACGATTCAATATTTAACACATGAAATGGATCAACAATTTACACGAAAAGTACAGCTTGAACGTTCTTTATTTACAGCTTTAGAAGATGGCGCGTTCTCACTCGCTTATCAGCCCATCATCAACTTGAAAACGAGACGTGTGAACGGCTTCGAGGCATTGCTGCGTTGGAATCATACAGCACTTGGAAGTATTCCGCCGGCTGAGTTCATTCCGCTTGCCGAAGAAGCAGCACTCATCACCCCCATCAATAACTGGGTCGTCCTCGAGGCGTGCGAACAATTAGCCGAGTGGCAACAGACGATTGACCCTAAGCTGACGATGGCCATCAACATTTCCCCCCACCAGTTCCAAAGCGATTCCTTTATCCGGACGCTCCAACACTTGATTTCAAATAAAATAATCTCGCCTCGCTCAGTGACGCTTGAGATGACAGAAAACATCGCCATCCTACAAACACAGCGAACACTCGAACGGATGCAATTGATCAAGTCACTCGGTTTCCGCCTGTCCATCGATGATTTCGGAACAGGTTATTCTTCACTTCAATATTTAAGTGCTTTTCCGATTGATGAACTCAAAATCGACAAAACTTTTATTGATGGGATTGACGTTGGAAATGTAGGATTATTAGATTCCATTATTCAACTAGGTCGGAATTTGAACCTTAATTTAGTTGCGGAAGGAGTCGAAACTTCCAGCGCTGAAGCGTATCTAAAAACAACGTCATGTCAACAGATGCAAGGATTCATCTTCGCAAAACCTTTATCCGTCGATGAGGTCGACAAACGATTTAATTCCTCAACTAGCTGA
- a CDS encoding ornithine--oxo-acid transaminase, giving the protein MNQTEKIIQQTEQFGAHNYHPLPIVISEAEGVFVKDPEGRQYMDMLSAYSAVNQGHRHPKIIEALKRQADKITLTSRAFHNDQLGFFYEKVAKLTNKDMVLPMNTGAEAVETAVKAARRWAYEVKQVPGDAEIIVCEGNFHGRTMTAVSMSTEAEYQRGFGPLLPGIKTIPYGDLEALKGAITENTAAFIVEPIQGEAGILIPYDGFLKDAQAVCKEQNVLLVADEIQSGLGRSGKWFASDWDEVTPDMYILGKALGGGVFPISCVAANRDVLNVFNPGSHGSTFGGNPLACAVSVASLEVLEDEKLPERSLELGTYFMEKLKQINNPIIKEVRGRGLFIGVELTEAARPYCEALKEKGLLCKETHETVIRFAPPLVITKEELDWAFERIEQVLGASVTQ; this is encoded by the coding sequence ATGAATCAAACAGAAAAAATTATTCAACAGACAGAGCAGTTCGGGGCACATAACTATCATCCACTTCCAATCGTCATTTCAGAAGCGGAAGGTGTCTTCGTCAAAGATCCAGAAGGACGTCAGTATATGGATATGCTCAGTGCTTACTCAGCCGTCAATCAAGGGCATCGTCATCCTAAAATCATCGAAGCTTTAAAACGCCAGGCTGATAAGATTACGTTGACATCACGTGCGTTCCATAATGATCAGTTAGGTTTCTTCTATGAAAAAGTAGCGAAGTTGACGAATAAAGATATGGTTCTACCCATGAACACCGGTGCAGAAGCTGTCGAAACAGCAGTGAAGGCTGCACGACGTTGGGCGTATGAAGTAAAACAAGTTCCGGGCGACGCAGAGATTATCGTGTGCGAAGGAAACTTCCACGGGCGGACGATGACTGCTGTTTCCATGTCGACGGAAGCAGAATACCAACGCGGGTTTGGACCACTGTTACCTGGAATCAAAACGATTCCGTATGGTGACCTGGAAGCCTTAAAAGGTGCAATTACTGAAAACACGGCAGCCTTCATCGTTGAGCCGATTCAAGGGGAAGCGGGAATCTTGATTCCGTACGATGGTTTCTTAAAAGACGCGCAAGCTGTCTGTAAAGAGCAGAACGTCCTGCTCGTGGCTGACGAAATCCAATCAGGTCTCGGACGTTCAGGTAAGTGGTTTGCTTCGGATTGGGACGAAGTGACGCCAGACATGTATATTCTCGGAAAAGCACTAGGCGGCGGAGTATTCCCGATTTCATGTGTAGCGGCAAATCGCGACGTGCTGAATGTCTTTAATCCAGGCTCGCATGGCTCGACATTTGGTGGAAATCCATTAGCATGTGCCGTCTCGGTTGCTTCGTTAGAAGTGCTCGAAGATGAAAAATTACCTGAGCGGTCGCTTGAACTCGGAACGTACTTCATGGAAAAATTAAAACAAATCAACAACCCGATCATTAAAGAAGTCCGTGGACGTGGACTCTTCATCGGAGTTGAATTGACAGAAGCGGCTCGTCCATATTGTGAAGCATTAAAGGAAAAAGGACTGCTTTGTAAAGAAACGCATGAGACGGTCATTCGTTTTGCACCACCACTCGTCATCACGAAAGAAGAGCTCGACTGGGCCTTTGAACGAATCGAACAAGTATTAGGCGCCTCGGTAACGCAATAA
- a CDS encoding CsbD family protein: MSENSGLNKKLDGAVDKAAGKAKEALGKATGDKSTERDGKKDQLKGGAKKTVGNAQQNLEDTNRH, translated from the coding sequence ATGTCAGAAAACAGTGGTTTGAATAAAAAGCTCGATGGTGCAGTCGATAAAGCAGCAGGTAAAGCAAAAGAGGCACTTGGTAAAGCGACAGGGGATAAATCAACAGAACGTGATGGGAAGAAAGATCAATTAAAAGGTGGCGCGAAAAAGACAGTCGGGAATGCCCAGCAAAATCTTGAGGATACGAATCGTCATTAA
- the nagE gene encoding N-acetylglucosamine-specific PTS transporter subunit IIBC, with protein MLQFLQRIGKALMLPIAVLPAAGIVLRLGSADMLDIPLMVAAGGAIFDNLPLIFAIGVAIGLSIDASGAAGLAGAVGYLVLKNGVDSMNKDYSNAQIQAKYDAIAAIVNDSSTKADGATLSAIANQASLGSMVNMAVFGGIIAGITAGLLYNRFYNIKLPDWLAFFGGRRFVPIITSAVMLVLAFIFGYLWPFIEDGINGAGEWMVSLGAGGAALFGFFNRLLIPVGLHHVLNNIFWFVFGSYEKADGTIVNGDIARFFAGDPTAGIYQAGFFPIMMFALPAAAAAMVMAARKENRKAVAGAMIGLGLTSFLTGITEPIEFSFMFLSPVLYVMHAVLTGLSMAVVNLLGILHGFSFSAGFIDYALNFGIATKPLLLIPVGLAFAVIYYFLFYFMITKFDLKTPGREDESLVTDTGIVTGVSDDKYEQQAAKIFAGLQGTDNVTAIDNCATRLRLQVKDTSVIDEAAIKAAGAKGVMKMGATNVQIIIGTDVEFVADAMKRHKNK; from the coding sequence ATGTTGCAATTTCTTCAACGGATTGGTAAAGCTTTAATGCTGCCAATCGCCGTATTACCAGCCGCAGGGATTGTCTTACGACTCGGATCGGCAGACATGCTGGATATCCCATTGATGGTAGCAGCGGGAGGGGCAATTTTTGATAACTTGCCGCTTATCTTTGCGATTGGTGTCGCAATCGGACTTTCGATTGATGCCAGTGGGGCAGCTGGATTAGCTGGGGCAGTCGGTTATCTCGTTTTAAAAAATGGTGTTGATTCCATGAACAAAGATTATTCCAATGCCCAAATTCAAGCAAAGTATGATGCGATAGCAGCCATTGTCAATGATTCCTCGACGAAAGCAGACGGTGCGACCTTGAGTGCGATTGCGAATCAGGCGAGTCTTGGTTCGATGGTCAACATGGCAGTCTTTGGCGGAATCATTGCCGGGATTACAGCCGGTTTGCTTTACAATCGTTTTTATAACATTAAACTCCCGGATTGGTTGGCATTCTTTGGTGGAAGACGGTTCGTTCCGATCATCACCTCTGCTGTAATGCTCGTTTTAGCTTTTATCTTTGGTTACTTATGGCCGTTCATCGAAGATGGGATCAATGGTGCCGGAGAATGGATGGTCAGCCTCGGAGCAGGCGGTGCCGCACTGTTTGGATTCTTCAACCGTCTCTTGATTCCTGTCGGTCTGCATCATGTCTTAAACAATATTTTTTGGTTCGTCTTCGGTTCGTATGAAAAAGCAGACGGGACGATCGTCAATGGAGACATCGCTCGTTTCTTTGCCGGAGATCCGACAGCGGGTATCTATCAGGCTGGTTTCTTCCCGATTATGATGTTTGCACTTCCGGCAGCTGCTGCTGCGATGGTCATGGCAGCACGGAAAGAAAATCGGAAAGCTGTTGCCGGAGCGATGATTGGTTTAGGATTGACTTCGTTCCTAACGGGGATTACGGAGCCGATTGAGTTTTCATTCATGTTCCTTTCACCCGTCTTGTACGTCATGCATGCCGTTTTGACAGGTCTTTCGATGGCCGTCGTCAATTTGCTTGGCATCTTACATGGGTTCTCGTTCTCAGCAGGGTTCATTGATTATGCCTTGAATTTTGGAATTGCTACAAAACCGTTGTTGCTGATTCCGGTTGGTCTCGCGTTCGCGGTCATCTATTACTTCCTGTTCTACTTCATGATTACGAAGTTTGATTTAAAAACACCAGGTCGTGAAGATGAATCGCTCGTAACAGACACGGGTATCGTAACAGGGGTTTCAGATGATAAGTATGAGCAACAAGCAGCAAAAATCTTTGCAGGTCTACAAGGTACGGATAATGTGACGGCGATTGATAATTGTGCGACACGTTTACGTTTACAAGTCAAAGATACAAGTGTAATTGATGAAGCAGCGATTAAAGCCGCTGGTGCAAAAGGTGTCATGAAGATGGGGGCGACAAACGTCCAAATCATCATCGGGACAGATGTTGAATTCGTCGCGGATGCCATGAAACGTCACAAAAATAAGTAA
- a CDS encoding EamA family transporter, producing MNRSKATLFVLIGAISYGVLSTIVKLAYAAGFDSATVSGSQFLFGWLMIFILALFTKNLRLAPTTAMKLVIIGISSGTTGYLYYQSLQTISASVAIILLFQFTWIGVVIDSIISKRLPSRAHFLSAILLIGGAILASAAYTSSLDFRGTLFGLGAAVSFSIFLLASGRVANHLPVIKKSFYMMTGGLLFVMIMYPPTTFLSETNFENGMLLYALPLGLFALILPPLLFAAGAPHLSPASVSLLGAAELPTAVICSVLILGEHLMGSQWIGIIIILVGIFYPIYAHAPKQKTVTASHNQRDFS from the coding sequence ATGAATCGATCAAAAGCAACACTTTTCGTTTTAATCGGCGCTATCAGTTACGGTGTCCTTTCAACGATTGTCAAACTAGCTTATGCTGCCGGCTTCGACTCTGCTACAGTTTCAGGAAGTCAGTTTCTCTTCGGATGGCTCATGATTTTCATCCTTGCGCTATTTACAAAAAATCTACGTCTCGCACCTACGACCGCTATGAAACTGGTCATTATCGGCATCTCCAGTGGGACGACAGGTTACCTTTACTATCAGAGCCTGCAGACAATATCTGCTTCCGTCGCAATCATCTTATTGTTCCAATTTACGTGGATTGGTGTTGTTATCGATTCAATCATTTCGAAACGCTTACCTTCACGGGCACACTTCTTGTCAGCAATCCTCTTGATTGGCGGAGCCATTTTGGCAAGTGCTGCTTACACGAGTTCGCTTGACTTCCGCGGAACACTGTTCGGATTAGGCGCAGCGGTCAGCTTCTCCATCTTTTTACTCGCGAGCGGACGTGTCGCAAATCATCTTCCGGTCATCAAAAAGAGCTTTTATATGATGACAGGTGGGTTACTTTTCGTCATGATTATGTATCCACCTACTACTTTCTTGAGCGAAACAAATTTTGAAAATGGAATGTTGCTTTATGCCCTTCCACTCGGCTTATTCGCTTTAATTTTACCACCACTTTTATTTGCCGCAGGTGCACCACATCTCAGTCCTGCCAGCGTCTCATTGCTCGGAGCTGCCGAGCTCCCAACAGCAGTCATCTGTTCTGTGCTCATTTTAGGCGAACATTTAATGGGCTCACAGTGGATTGGTATCATCATCATTTTAGTCGGTATTTTTTATCCGATTTATGCCCACGCCCCAAAACAAAAAACAGTCACTGCGTCGCACAATCAACGTGACTTTTCTTAA